One genomic window of Meles meles chromosome 3, mMelMel3.1 paternal haplotype, whole genome shotgun sequence includes the following:
- the PROB1 gene encoding proline-rich basic protein 1, protein MLTALARPALPGLPGQLPAAPARRQDSSGSSGSYHTAPGSPEPPDAGPDAGCRTNWPGGGPALGAGAQPRLSVSAQNSRQQLPPGSGFPRGPGSRPPPPQPQLRMLPSGEMEVIFGAGALFGRSDAADSEVQQLTAQAFRSLSPPEPATPAPAAPTPQAPDGGSRWATYLELRPRGPSPGTPAQFECVEVALEERDVPARTRTVPKRQIELRPRPRSPPREAGAPRPRPRSPPREAGAPRPRPRSPPREAGAPRPRLLLRTGSLDESLCRLQAAAGLVQTALARKLSPADPVPSSATFGPTGRLECATRETDRIARRVLEEARSRPPRVHYSSAPTRAPRPWPSLRERAIRRDKPAPGTEPLGPVSSSIFLQSGEKTQEAHSQELKTRFPRETPDRTVLRAQSPPFESIAPQEVPNKAGRPRSSSPLWQAPNGTLRGPLSPSPQNLLPWNRALRRVSSPPFPEASSAWGNQDPAVEETVSRSPSPPTLSPWNHGVARTRSPSPEASLSEVPEPAVSYTAEGCRNPSPPALSSWKAPDRIHGTWNPAPQETWDRTLQGSSIVSTSEALNGVGQEELELPRPSAPGTPELTEALSPSTREMRDLAFQGSQQSPEAAAPELPLSRPVGTLEPDVRQEALGSGEAASGRPRVAIPRPRDVRKMVKTTYAPSFPAGTPAMGLPAPPTEPRGEEGGASKTQEFQALGSPGPAHYTSVYLKDFLPVVTHPYEPPEPPTDTVPRDTSQPNGVLRRRAENSTAKPFARTEIRLPGALVLGRRPEGTGGVLVRGAGRENRDAEAQRLVPDGEGRTSPLGGARASPQLSPLEPVGPQPPRPPCPDSPQAHPSSSPGIAPKLEAPPGAPEPATAVQSALPREPQVSAGRTAPPQPRAASAPPMDRSPEGPFQRARRPPGTAYAGRVLVDPESGRYYFVEAPRQPRLRLLFDPESGQYVEVLLPPSPPGPPRRVYTPLALGSGLYPPAYGPLSGLSVPPSPGPPAFSGPQVPWISEAGSLDGMYYLPVSGTPSPAPPLLLCAPPNSSGSAQPGKGSLFPV, encoded by the coding sequence ATGCTGACCGCGCTCGCCCGGCCAGCCCTGCCTGGGCTCCCAGGGCAGCTGCCCGCGGCCCCCGCGCGGCGTCAGGACTCCTCCGGCTCGTCAGGCTCCTACCACACGGCTCCGGGTTCTCCAGAGCCCCCGGACGCTGGGCCGGACGCAGGGTGCCGGACGAACTGGCCCGGGGGGGGCCCTGCGCTGGGGGCGGGCGCACAGCCTCGCCTGTCCGTCAGCGCCCAGAATAGCCGCCAGCAGCTCCCGCCCGGCTCGGGTTTCCCGCGAGGCCCGGGCTCCCGCCCGCCgccaccccagccccagctgcgCATGCTGCCGTCGGGGGAGATGGAAGTCATCTTCGGCGCCGGGGCCTTGTTCGGCCGCTCGGACGCGGCGGATAGCGAGGTGCAACAACTCACCGCGCAGGCTTTCCGGAGCCTCTCTCCGCCCGAGCCTGCGACTCCGGCTCCCGCCGCACCGACGCCTCAGGCCCCCGACGGCGGCTCCCGCTGGGCCACTTACCTGGAGCTGCGGCCCCGCGGGCCGAGTCCCGGGACCCCAGCGCAGTTCGAGTGTGTTGAGGTGGCGCTGGAGGAGCGCGACGTGCCCGCCAGGACCCGGACGGTGCCCAAGCGTCAGATCGAGCTGCGCCCTCGTCCCCGGAGTCCCCCGCGGGAGGCGGGCGCGCCGCGGCCCCGTCCCCGGAGTCCCCCGCGGGAGGCGGGCGCACCGCGCCCCCGTCCCCGGAGTCCCCCGCGGGAGGCGGGAGCGCCGCGCCCCCGACTGCTTCTGCGCACTGGCTCGCTGGACGAGTCGCTGTGTCGCTTGCAGGCAGCCGCCGGCCTAGTGCAGACAGCACTGGCCAGAAAACTGAGCCCTGCGGACCCTGTCCCGAGCAGCGCCACCTTCGGGCCCACGGGGCGGCTAGAGTGTGCGACCCGGGAAACGGACCGCATTGCCCGAAGAGTCCTGGAGGAGGCCAGGTCTCGGCCACCCCGCGTGCACTATAGTTCAGCCCCCACCAGGGCACCACGGCCGTGGCCCAGCCTCCGAGAGCGCGCGATTCGGCGCGACAAACCCGCGCCGGGAACCGAGCCGCTAGGTCCGGTTAGTTCCAGCATCTTCCTGCAGTCCGGGGAGAAGACTCAAGAGGCGCACAGTCAGGAACTCAAGACTCGGTTCCCTCGAGAGACTCCGGATCGAACCGTCCTGAGAGCACAGAGTCCGCCTTTCGAGTCTATAGCCCCCCAGGAAGTTCCGAATAAGGCTGGCAGGCCAAGGAGCTCGTCCCCCCTGTGGCAGGCTCCAAATGGGACCTTACGGGGCCCACTCAGCCCGTCTCCCCAGAATCTGCTCCCATGGAATCGGGCTCTTCGGAGGGTAAGTAGCCCGCCGTTCCCCGAGGCATCCTCTGCATGGGGAAATCAGGATCCCGCTGTCGAGGAAACGGTCAGCAGAAGCCCTTCCCCACCTACCCTTTCCCCGTGGAATCACGGTGTTGCCAGGACAAGAAGCCCATCCCCCGAAGCTTCCCTATCGGAGGTTCCGGAACCGGCAGTTAGTTATACGGCAGAGGGCTGTAGAAACCCGTCCCCGCCGGCCCTGTCCTCATGGAAGGCTCCAGATCGTATTCATGGAACGTGGAACCCAGCTCCCCAAGAGACGTGGGATCGCACACTGCAGGGCTCATCGATAGTATCTACGTCGGAAGCTCTGAACGGGGTAGGACAGGAGGAGCTGGAGCTGCCTAGGCCGTCCGCACCCGGGACTCCCGAGCTTACAGAGGCGCTAAGTCCATCCACGCGGGAGATGCGGGATCTTGCCTTCCAAGGCAGTCAGCAGTCGCCAGAAGCGGCTGCACCTGAGCTGCCCCTCAGTCGCCCCGTGGGCACCCTGGAGCCCGATGTGCGCCAGGAAGCCTTGGGCTCTGGAGAAGCCGCCTCGGGACGGCCGCGCGTGGCCATCCCGCGGCCCCGCGACGTGCGCAAGATGGTGAAGACCACGTATGCGCCCAGCTTCCCCGCCGGAACCCCGGCTATGGGGCTGCCTGCGCCTCCTACGGAACCCCGCGGGGAGGAGGGCGGCGCATCCAAGACACAGGAGTTCCAGGCGCTCGGGTCCCCAGGCCCAGCTCACTACACTTCTGTTTATCTCAAGGACTTTCTTCCGGTCGTGACGCACCCCTACGAGCCCCCAGAGCCGCCTACTGACACAGTCCCCCGGGACACTTCGCAGCCCAACGGGGTCCTGAGGCGGAGAGCAGAGAACAGCACGGCAAAACCCTTCGCGCGCACTGAGATCCGCCTGCCTGGTGCACTGGTTTTGGGCCGCCGGCCAGAGGGAACCGGGGGAGTTCTGGTGCGCGGTGCTGGCAGAGAGAATCGCGATGCTGAAGCCCAGCGCCTGGTCCCCGACGGCGAGGGGCGGACCAGCCCTCTAGGCGGCGCTCGCGCCTCACCCCAGCTGTCGCCCTTAGAGCCAGTCGGGCCCCAACCACCCCGACCACCCTGTCCCGACTCCCCTCAGGCGCACCCTAGCTCGAGCCCTGGGATCGCACCCAAACTGGAGGCGCCCCCTGGAGCCCCCGAGCCCGCGACTGCCGTCCAGTCGGCTCTCCCGCGGGAGCCCCAGGTGTCGGCTGGCAGGacagccccgccccagccccgtgCTGCCTCGGCGCCTCCAATGGACCGGTCCCCGGAAGGCCCCTTCCAGAGGGCGCGCAGGCCACCGGGGACCGCGTACGCGGGGAGGGTCCTGGTGGACCCCGAGAGCGGTCGCTACTACTTTGTGGAGGCGCCGCGGCAGCCTCGGCTGCGGCTGCTCTTCGACCCCGAAAGCGGGCAATACGTAGAGGTGCTGCTGCCGCCGTCGCCCCCGGGACCACCCCGCCGCGTCTACACCCCGCTGGCCCTTGGTTCTGGCCTCTACCCGCCCGCCTATGGGCCTCTCTCGGGACTCTCAGTCCCGCCTTCCCCTGGCCCACCGGCCTTCAGCGGCCCCCAAGTACCCTGGATTTCCGAGGCGGGGTCCCTGGACGGGATGTACTACCTGCCTGTGAGTGGAACCCCCAGCCCTGCacctcctctgctcctctgtgCTCCGCCCAACAGTTCAGGTTCAGCTCAACCCGGCAAGGGGTCCTTGTTCCCCGTGTGA